TTGATCCGAAATATCGAGTCGCCTTGACGCCGCATCGCGAGCAAGCTCCCTCCCACAATGAGGACACATCAGTGGGAGGGAGCTTGCTCGCGATTAAGACGGTCCAAGCACCACAATCCTGCTGCCGTGCGCGGTTTTGCCCGCAGCAGGTATGCTTGCCCTGACTTCATTAACGAGATGCCGTGTGACTGCGCTGACCCCACTCGATGACCTGTGGCTGACCGAAGCCGTGCGCCTGCGCGAAGAACACGCTGGCGCCCTCGAAGACGCCGAAGCCAACCGCCGCGCCCGTGCTGAGGGTGGTGATCTGCTGACCCGAATCAAACACCGCGCGCACTGGCTGGCAGAGCGCGACGGAATGCGTGCCGCGCTGCACCACTGGAAGCAAGGCGCCCGGTTATCGCTGATCGTACTGGCGGTGATTGCAGTCTTCAGTGGCGCAGGCCTGGCCTTCGCCGCATTGGGCGACGGACAGACCCCGGTCAACGTGTTCTGGGCACTGGGCAGCTTGCTGGGCTTGAACCTGATCCTGCTAGTGAGCTGGGCGCTCGGCCTGATCTTCGCCGGAGAAAGCACGGCAAGCCTGGGACGTTTATGGCTGTGGCTGAGTGAAAAGCTCGCCCGCGACGCCCAAGCCGCTCAATTGGGCCCGGCACTGATTTTGTTGCTGCAACGCAAACGTCTGAACCGTTGGGCGCTGGGCACACTTATCCACAGTCTGTGGCTGTTGGCGCTGTTTAGCGCGCTGGTGATGCTGTTGATGCTGATGGCGACCCGACGCTACGGTTTCGTCTGGGAGACCACCATTCTGGGCAGCGACACGTTCGTGGCGCTGACTCACACCCTTGGCCAGATCCCCTCAGTGCTGGGCTTCAGCGTCCCGAGCGACGCAATGATCCGCGCAAGCGGCGACAGCGCCTCCATCGTTGAGAATGCCCGCCAGGCGTGGGCGGCCTGGTTGGTCGGTGTGCTGCTGGTGTATGGCATTGCGCCGCGTTTGCTGTTGGCACTGCTGTGTTTCTGGCGATGGCGGCGCGGCAAAACGCAATTAGCGCTGGATCTGAACCTGCCCGGATATGCCCAGCTGCGTGAGCGGTTGATGCCCAGCAGCGAGCGCCTTGGAGTCAACGATGCAGCGCCAGAGCATCTGCATCAGGTGTTGCAGGGCGCCAGTTCCCTTGAGAGCGACGGCGCATTACTGGTCGCCATCGAGCTGGACGATCAGAGAAGCTGGCCACCCAAACTGCCCAGTACCGTGGCAGATGCCGGGATTCTGGACAGTCGCGAATCCCGTAAAAAACTGCTTGATCAACTCACTCGATTTCCCCCCGCACGCCTTGCTATCGCCTGCGACCCGAGGCGCTCGCCCGATCGTGGCAGTGTTGCGCTGATCGCGGAGCTGGCTCGCTGCGCGGGCTCGACACGGGTCTG
The DNA window shown above is from Pseudomonas sp. BSw22131 and carries:
- a CDS encoding DUF2868 domain-containing protein, with the protein product MTALTPLDDLWLTEAVRLREEHAGALEDAEANRRARAEGGDLLTRIKHRAHWLAERDGMRAALHHWKQGARLSLIVLAVIAVFSGAGLAFAALGDGQTPVNVFWALGSLLGLNLILLVSWALGLIFAGESTASLGRLWLWLSEKLARDAQAAQLGPALILLLQRKRLNRWALGTLIHSLWLLALFSALVMLLMLMATRRYGFVWETTILGSDTFVALTHTLGQIPSVLGFSVPSDAMIRASGDSASIVENARQAWAAWLVGVLLVYGIAPRLLLALLCFWRWRRGKTQLALDLNLPGYAQLRERLMPSSERLGVNDAAPEHLHQVLQGASSLESDGALLVAIELDDQRSWPPKLPSTVADAGILDSRESRKKLLDQLTRFPPARLAIACDPRRSPDRGSVALIAELARCAGSTRVWLLPAPTGQALDADRLGDWHAALQQLEVNWADTAPLTWLETGHD